One segment of Anguilla anguilla isolate fAngAng1 chromosome 1, fAngAng1.pri, whole genome shotgun sequence DNA contains the following:
- the qrsl1 gene encoding glutamyl-tRNA(Gln) amidotransferase subunit A, mitochondrial, which yields MLRLTIREVSLAFREGRILPSELCQKCLDRIKKTRHLNAYITVTEEQAVAQAAAADERFRRGTPKGPLDGIPFAVKDNFCTENTETTCASKMLKGYKPPFSATVVQKLLDQGAVLLGKTNLDEFAMGSGSTDGAFGPVRNPWSYSTPYRDRSGLDPDSDWAIAGGSSGGSAAAVASLSSFLALGSDTGGSTRNPAALCGVVGLKPTYGLVSRHGLIPLVNSMDVPGIMTRSVHDAATVLGVLQGQDAKDSTTIRPPMENFHLPDDIDVSKLRIGIPKEYHAPGLSQEILSQWSRVADILERAGAQVEAVSLPHTQHSIVCYHVLCAAEVASNMARFDGLQYGHRSAEDSSTDALYAATRHEGFNDVVRGRILPGNYFLLKRSYQRYFLKAQQVRRLIAQDFTQVFSAGVDLLLTPTTLSHAPSHAHFIQEDNRTRSAQEDVFTQPVNMAGLPALSLPTALSRSALPIGLQLIGAALQDRKLLAVAGWLERQVAFPRIQLPWDTEEEEEDGGGLVERGQKVL from the exons ATGTTGCGTCTCACCATAAGAGAA GTCTCCCTGGCCTTTCGAGAAGGTCGAATCTTGCCCTCTGAGCTGTGTCAAAAATGCCTGGATCGCATCAAGAAAACGAGACACCTCAACGCCTATATCACGGTGACGGAGGAGCAGGCGGTGGCACAGGCCGCGGCGGCCGATGAGCGCTTCCGCAGAG GTACACCTAAAGGGCCCTTGGATGGAATCCCCTTCGCCGTGAAGGacaacttctgcacagagaacaCGGAGACGACGTGCGCCTCGAAGATGCTGAAAG GTTACAAGCCTCCTTTCAGCGCCACTGTAGTACAGAAGTTGTTGGACCAAGGCGCTGTCCTTCTGGGGAAAACTAACTTGGATGAATTTGCCATGGG GTCGGGCAGTACTGACGGAGCTTTCGGCCCGGTCCGGAACCCCTGGAGCTACTCCACTCCGTACAGGGACCGGAGCGGGCTGGACCCGGATTCTGATTGGGCGATCGCGGGGGGAAGTTCGGGGGGCAGCGCAGCCGCCGTGGCGTCACTGAGCAGCTTCCT AGCTTTGGGTTCCGATACCGGCGGATCCACCCGGAATCCGGCAGCCCTGTGCGGGGTCGTGGGCCTGAAGCCGACCTATGGCCTGGTGTCCCGCCACGGCCTCATCCCGTTGGTTAACTCGATGGACGTCCCGGGCATCATGACCAGGAGTGTCCATGACGCCGCCACTGTTCTGG GTGTGCTGCAGGGCCAAGATGCCAAAGACTCCACCACCATCCGCCCCCCCATGGAGAACTTCCACCTGCCAGATGACATTGATGTGAGCAAACTGCGCATCGGGATACCGAAG GAGTACCACGCCCCGGGGCTGTCCCAGGAGATCCTGTCCCAGTGGAGCCGCGTGGCGGACATCCTGGAGCGGGCGGGGGCTCAGGTGGAGGCCGtgtccctcccccacacccagcACTCCATCGTCTGCTACCACGTCCTCTGCGCCGCCGAGGTGGCGTCCAACATGGCGCGCTTCGACGGGCTTCAGTACG GCCACCGTAGTGCAGAGGACAGCTCCACGGATGCCCTGTACGCTGCCACGCGCCACGAAGGCTTCAACGACGTGGTGCGCGGACGAATCCTGCCAGGAAACTACTTCCTGCTGAAGCG GAGCTACCAGCGCTACTTTCTGAAGGCCCAGCAGGTCCGCCGTCTGATAGCGCAGGACTTCACCCAGGTCTTCAGCGCCGGAGTGGACCTGCTGCTCACGCCCACCACTCTGAGCCACGCCCCCAGCCACGCCCACTTCATCCAGGAGGACAACCGCACCCGCAGCGCGCAGGAGGATGTGTTCACTCAGCCTGTCAACAtggcag gtcttcCCGCGCTCTCTCTGCCCACCGCGCTCTCCCGGAGCGCTCTTCCCATCGGCCTGCAGCTCATTGGCGCCGCCCTGCAGGACAGGAAGCTGCTGGCCGTCGCCGGGTGGCTGGAGCGTCAGGTGGCCTTCCCTCGGATACAGTTGCCGTGGGatacggaggaggaggaggaggatggtgGTGGCCTGGTGGAGAGGGGGCAGAAAGTGTTgtga